From the Psychrobacillus sp. FSL K6-4046 genome, one window contains:
- a CDS encoding VOC family protein has product MKNQICVISIYVPNLNKAIDFYTNTLGFELHKQYGPKLASLVNGYLPLVLEENDSASNNQNASGVALGLQTEDIYEKVKFLKEKEVHFIIDEPTDCPPGKFISFRDPFGNILEYLQFED; this is encoded by the coding sequence TTGAAAAATCAAATTTGTGTTATAAGCATTTATGTGCCCAATTTAAATAAAGCAATTGACTTTTATACTAATACGTTAGGTTTTGAATTACATAAGCAGTATGGTCCTAAGCTTGCATCACTCGTTAACGGATACTTACCACTTGTTTTGGAGGAAAATGATAGTGCAAGCAATAACCAAAATGCTTCAGGAGTTGCATTGGGATTGCAAACGGAAGATATTTATGAAAAGGTTAAATTCTTAAAAGAAAAAGAAGTACATTTTATAATAGATGAGCCAACTGATTGTCCTCCAGGAAAATTCATTAGTTTTCGAGACCCTTTTGGTAATATTTTAGAATACCTGCAATTTGAAGATTAA
- a CDS encoding NUDIX hydrolase: MITWKTLSSSYIFKSPFGNLRKDICELPDGQVIDDYYVNEYTDWVNAIVLTKEQEIILVSQYRYAGQNIFLEIPAGKPEGQESYQKAILREVQEETGYTTDREPVLLGQFYVNPATQTNKVYTYLLLDAYQTSNQQLDPTEFIDVHTFDFKEMHSLIKNGEIQQLFTANAYYMALDFLKENPGK; encoded by the coding sequence TTGATCACATGGAAAACGTTAAGTTCCTCGTATATTTTTAAATCCCCATTTGGAAATTTAAGAAAAGACATTTGTGAACTGCCAGATGGACAAGTAATTGATGACTATTATGTAAATGAATATACCGACTGGGTTAATGCGATTGTCCTTACGAAGGAACAAGAAATTATTTTAGTAAGCCAATATCGCTACGCAGGTCAAAATATTTTTTTAGAAATTCCAGCTGGAAAGCCAGAGGGACAAGAAAGCTATCAGAAGGCAATTCTTAGAGAAGTTCAAGAGGAGACTGGCTATACAACCGACCGTGAGCCAGTTTTATTGGGTCAATTTTACGTAAACCCAGCTACTCAAACGAATAAGGTTTACACCTATTTGCTACTAGATGCTTATCAAACTAGCAACCAACAGCTGGATCCTACAGAATTTATAGATGTTCATACTTTTGATTTTAAGGAAATGCACTCTTTAATAAAGAATGGTGAAATTCAACAGCTTTTCACAGCCAATGCTTATTATATGGCTTTAGATTTTTTAAAGGAGAATCCAGGAAAATGA
- a CDS encoding aldo/keto reductase — MIKGFATREDTFGYLRHHQSIYRETPWFYCSRIALGTHLGEMTEAHSALYQETIRYSLLNGLNFIDTALNYRGMKSERDIGKVLLEITENKKLNRSEFVLSTKGGLLPGDKDAGLVPKDYLESVLLQNKIIKETDIQTVEHQKHVLTPNYFRFALEQSRKHLHLDTIDIYYLHVPELSMKVLGKDAFYNQLEDLFYFFEEQVEKQNIRFYGMATWLGLISAHDEIGYISLEIAESIARKVGGKDHHFRFVQIPVNRVFPEAIKKKTQSVAGIDMTVLEAARQLNIHVTTSAPFNLGKDIQKTDDSLRFLMNTKGILSTMVGMKQIDHAKRNIATSKRTTIQ, encoded by the coding sequence ATGATCAAAGGCTTTGCGACTCGAGAGGATACCTTTGGTTACTTGCGTCATCATCAATCCATTTATAGAGAAACACCGTGGTTTTATTGCTCTAGAATTGCACTTGGAACACATTTAGGAGAGATGACGGAGGCACATTCTGCCTTATATCAAGAAACGATTCGTTATAGTCTATTGAACGGACTAAACTTTATTGATACCGCCTTAAATTATCGTGGTATGAAATCAGAAAGAGACATTGGCAAGGTTCTTTTAGAGATAACAGAAAACAAAAAATTGAATAGATCAGAATTTGTCCTTTCCACTAAAGGTGGGCTACTTCCGGGGGATAAAGATGCCGGACTTGTTCCCAAGGATTATTTAGAATCGGTGCTTTTACAAAATAAAATTATTAAAGAGACAGATATACAAACTGTTGAACATCAAAAGCACGTACTTACACCTAATTATTTCCGGTTTGCTTTAGAGCAAAGCAGAAAGCACCTTCATTTGGATACGATTGATATATATTATTTACATGTTCCAGAGCTTTCCATGAAGGTTCTTGGAAAAGATGCATTCTACAACCAGCTGGAGGATTTATTTTACTTTTTTGAGGAACAGGTAGAGAAGCAAAATATTCGCTTTTATGGAATGGCTACATGGCTTGGACTTATCAGTGCTCATGATGAGATAGGCTATATCTCTTTAGAGATAGCAGAAAGTATAGCCAGAAAGGTGGGGGGTAAAGACCACCACTTTAGATTTGTGCAAATACCCGTAAATAGAGTTTTTCCTGAAGCAATCAAAAAGAAAACCCAATCAGTTGCTGGAATTGACATGACAGTACTTGAGGCAGCAAGACAGTTAAATATACACGTAACGACCAGCGCACCTTTTAACCTTGGTAAAGATATACAAAAAACAGATGATAGCTTGCGATTCCTAATGAATACGAAAGGCATATTGTCAACAATGGTTGGCATGAAGCAAATCGACCATGCCAAGCGCAACATAGCAACGAGCAAACGTACAACCATTCAATAG
- a CDS encoding collagenase: MKTIIKRALFLLFPFFIGAYTVQAFTVYYNWSNLVWSILISCLLFIFYMYYLETKRDFSVSIIRPTVRFILTATLLCSFYIGGSAWSNFIEEPYKEIAPLATGAKAEEKKSRKLFSLFSGDSIQKNVESKQIDSISYYFAADNIASVQEYSSLLAKEKAKLDRIFGSELKDPLKIEIYNDSSAIKEVSPGAVGYYKRRNQSIHLMKMDDEKRWERILLHEYTHYRIHQFAKVNGLSSKMEHLPFWFIEGLSEYVGYQDRVINHQILGETVDYRLLDTNKTIPATLEHYKVYLQGYFTVKKLDSLYGSEVIAKLLLSESLNDFYSTMEKTTGQSTEEFQKTLLATY, translated from the coding sequence TTGAAAACTATCATCAAGCGAGCTTTGTTTCTGCTGTTTCCTTTCTTCATTGGAGCGTATACCGTGCAAGCATTTACTGTGTATTATAACTGGAGCAATCTAGTGTGGAGCATATTAATTAGCTGCTTACTTTTTATCTTTTATATGTATTACTTGGAAACCAAACGAGACTTTTCGGTCTCCATTATTCGGCCCACTGTTAGGTTTATATTAACAGCTACCTTATTATGCTCCTTCTACATCGGAGGTAGCGCATGGTCTAATTTCATAGAAGAACCTTATAAAGAGATAGCGCCTCTAGCTACTGGAGCCAAAGCAGAAGAGAAGAAAAGCAGAAAATTATTTTCTTTATTTTCAGGAGATTCAATCCAAAAAAATGTGGAGTCTAAGCAGATTGATAGTATCTCTTATTATTTTGCAGCAGATAATATTGCTTCTGTGCAGGAGTACTCCTCGCTGTTAGCTAAGGAAAAGGCAAAGTTAGATCGGATTTTCGGGTCAGAGCTAAAGGACCCTTTAAAGATTGAAATATACAATGATTCCTCGGCTATTAAGGAAGTGTCCCCTGGAGCAGTAGGTTATTACAAACGTAGGAATCAATCTATTCATCTAATGAAGATGGATGATGAAAAAAGATGGGAACGAATATTATTACACGAATATACCCACTATCGTATTCACCAATTTGCAAAGGTTAATGGATTGAGTAGTAAAATGGAGCATCTGCCTTTTTGGTTCATAGAGGGGCTAAGTGAGTACGTTGGTTATCAGGATAGGGTGATTAACCATCAGATCCTAGGTGAAACAGTGGATTATCGCTTACTAGACACAAATAAAACCATCCCAGCGACTCTGGAACATTATAAAGTATATTTACAAGGCTACTTCACAGTGAAAAAGTTGGATAGTTTATATGGATCAGAAGTCATAGCGAAGTTGTTATTATCGGAGTCTTTAAATGATTTTTATAGCACCATGGAGAAAACTACTGGACAAAGCACAGAGGAATTTCAGAAAACTCTTCTAGCAACTTATTAA
- a CDS encoding aminoglycoside phosphotransferase family protein, producing MNKQIIKSLDMKITGEILAQSFPKRQGGTSFTTFLQTKKGQFVWKVATELPYREWLKKEAEVMELLNKETELPIPLFMHYKEQPEENSLLMSKLEGVPLREALHVANTMEEKKSLFYSFGTLLKLLHATMPPKALLIEDNWLEKQLQTATYNVMHYEVDGNEELLTYLKFNQPKPVPQTLNHGDCTIDNVLVKDGKVYAFIDLAGVAYGDPRYDLALATRSIQSNPFLVEAFYEGYDSTPISIEEFKYFDGGLYEFF from the coding sequence TTGAATAAACAAATAATTAAAAGTTTAGATATGAAAATAACTGGAGAAATACTCGCACAGTCTTTCCCTAAGCGTCAAGGTGGAACATCATTTACCACCTTTCTACAAACTAAAAAAGGACAATTTGTATGGAAAGTAGCAACTGAGCTACCTTATCGAGAATGGCTAAAAAAAGAAGCAGAGGTAATGGAACTTCTAAATAAAGAGACAGAACTTCCGATTCCATTATTCATGCATTACAAAGAGCAACCCGAAGAGAATTCACTTCTAATGAGTAAGTTAGAAGGTGTGCCTTTAAGAGAAGCCTTACATGTTGCAAATACAATGGAAGAAAAGAAATCCCTTTTTTACAGTTTTGGTACTCTCCTAAAATTATTACACGCCACTATGCCTCCTAAAGCATTGTTAATAGAAGATAACTGGCTTGAAAAACAATTACAAACTGCCACATATAACGTCATGCATTATGAGGTCGACGGCAATGAAGAGCTACTGACCTATTTAAAATTCAACCAGCCTAAGCCAGTACCTCAAACACTTAATCATGGGGATTGTACGATTGATAATGTTCTTGTGAAGGATGGTAAGGTATATGCTTTTATTGATCTTGCTGGAGTAGCATACGGAGATCCGAGATATGACCTAGCTCTTGCAACTAGATCTATACAATCAAATCCATTTTTAGTAGAAGCTTTCTATGAGGGGTATGATTCTACACCTATTTCAATAGAAGAGTTTAAATATTTTGATGGAGGTCTTTATGAATTTTTTTGA
- a CDS encoding M15 family metallopeptidase, whose amino-acid sequence MKKFFLLCCLSTFGYLIFTNYTNEDRQIFTIEEEQIYEGNLILINNEVKLQQEPTEIEAVPNDFANNVEIQSEMTVHKDLLTPMQEMFEAAEKDEIMHFKLNSGFRTGIVQQQLYEELGSQYALPNGYSEHQSGLSIDIGSTEGMMEYTLEADWLAQHAPEFGFILRYPENKVDVTGIAFEPWHFRYVGKPHSLIMTNEDLVLEEYLAFLKEKGEYDTTIEGKQYQIRYVKQELLKSMESSKSNKYEISGDNLGGIIITKVMN is encoded by the coding sequence TTGAAAAAATTCTTCTTATTATGCTGCCTTTCAACATTTGGGTATTTGATCTTTACTAACTATACCAATGAAGACAGACAAATCTTTACAATTGAAGAAGAACAGATTTATGAAGGGAATCTTATATTAATTAATAACGAGGTAAAACTTCAACAAGAACCAACCGAAATCGAAGCGGTACCTAATGACTTTGCAAATAACGTAGAAATACAATCAGAAATGACTGTACATAAGGATTTACTGACCCCTATGCAGGAAATGTTCGAGGCAGCTGAAAAAGATGAAATTATGCATTTCAAGCTTAATAGTGGTTTCCGTACTGGTATCGTCCAACAACAACTTTATGAAGAATTAGGTTCACAGTATGCCCTGCCAAATGGCTATAGTGAGCATCAGTCAGGCTTGTCCATTGATATTGGTTCAACCGAAGGAATGATGGAATATACACTGGAAGCCGACTGGTTAGCACAACATGCACCAGAATTTGGCTTTATTTTACGTTATCCGGAGAACAAAGTGGACGTAACTGGAATCGCTTTTGAACCTTGGCATTTCCGCTACGTTGGAAAACCCCATAGTCTTATTATGACCAATGAAGATTTAGTGTTAGAAGAATACCTCGCATTTTTAAAAGAAAAAGGCGAATATGACACAACCATTGAAGGTAAGCAATATCAAATAAGATATGTAAAACAGGAACTATTAAAAAGTATGGAGTCATCTAAAAGCAACAAATATGAAATTTCAGGGGATAATTTGGGCGGAATCATTATAACTAAAGTAATGAATTGA
- a CDS encoding GNAT family N-acetyltransferase, with translation MFIREYNDSDEVGWVRCRTLSFLNTAYFDNVLNKKENYENPAIELVAELNGQIIGLIDIEYEKEEKTVCSRGHGLGGMVWHVAVHPDYHRQGIGEQLLQEAEKRAINLGLNRFEAWTRDDRWVRNWYEKMQFKKVYSYYHIYFEGNELKNRIQSTIPNLHLKNTFAHYVGEDIEQFSENQRIHECVCYEKYFK, from the coding sequence GTGTTTATTCGGGAATATAACGATTCTGATGAGGTAGGTTGGGTAAGATGTAGAACACTATCATTTCTAAATACAGCCTACTTTGATAACGTATTGAATAAAAAAGAAAACTATGAAAATCCTGCAATCGAACTCGTGGCAGAATTAAATGGACAAATTATTGGACTCATTGATATAGAGTATGAAAAGGAAGAAAAAACCGTTTGCTCAAGAGGTCACGGTTTAGGAGGTATGGTTTGGCATGTTGCAGTACATCCAGACTACCACCGACAGGGAATCGGTGAGCAACTTCTCCAAGAAGCGGAAAAAAGAGCAATCAATTTAGGGTTGAATCGATTTGAAGCGTGGACTAGAGATGATCGTTGGGTACGGAATTGGTATGAAAAAATGCAGTTTAAAAAAGTCTATTCCTATTACCATATTTATTTCGAAGGAAATGAATTGAAAAATAGAATTCAAAGTACTATTCCTAATCTTCACTTAAAGAATACGTTTGCTCATTATGTAGGAGAAGATATCGAACAATTTTCAGAAAACCAACGAATTCATGAATGCGTTTGCTATGAAAAATATTTTAAATAA
- a CDS encoding zinc ribbon domain-containing protein: MKLIGPFMMIVGVCCIGFAFFEFFTLDFFEEPQYFWLFFVGAPIIFFGFVLTGIGNHKKLIELNNEVIREQMAAASQGWEEGQLKAEAYCSNCGHPVRRSSNFCSDCGTSLQT, from the coding sequence GTGAAGCTAATAGGTCCATTTATGATGATAGTTGGCGTATGCTGCATAGGGTTTGCTTTTTTTGAATTTTTTACGTTGGATTTTTTTGAGGAACCGCAGTATTTTTGGTTATTCTTTGTAGGTGCTCCCATTATCTTTTTTGGATTTGTTTTAACTGGAATAGGTAATCATAAAAAATTAATAGAACTGAATAACGAGGTAATACGTGAACAAATGGCTGCAGCCAGCCAAGGATGGGAGGAGGGACAGTTAAAAGCGGAAGCCTATTGCTCAAACTGTGGCCATCCTGTTCGTCGATCATCCAATTTTTGCTCCGATTGTGGTACCTCACTGCAAACGTAA